The genomic DNA TGTTGAAGGTGCCCGTCGTGACAAGTGGGTGATGAAGATGTTACAGATGGATGTTAACCCTGGCGGCTGGATCACTCAGCAAAGGCGGAGAAGTGCCATGTTCTGAGGACCTGGGGACCCTGTAGGAGCCCACACTTCCCTCTGAGCCTCCAGGGTGTCCTCACCAGGGTTGACAAAAGGGAAAGGCAGCAGACAGTTACCactgagatcttcctgctcttggaggcctgctgagcttaaaggagggggagggaaggaggggggagtaGGGGAGTGTTCAGCTCTGCTCTGTGCTGctctccagttccctcttctcacCAGTTCCCCCTCTTCACCCCACTCCAGGGTCAGCCTGTCACTATTTCCAGTCATAGCCCACATGCCTCGTTAAGGATGGAGACACCTTCTCTTCATCTCTGGGGAGGACCAGGTGCCTGTCAATGGGGTTCCAAACCAGACTTTGTCTCCGACTGCTGTTGGGCCCCTAACCTCCTACAGGCTGAGGAGATAGTTTCTAGATTACATAGTTTCTAGATTACCATGTAACAGCAATATAGGAGCTAGATTTCTGAAGGGGGGGGGCTCCCTggttaatcctcctgccttcctctgcccttgCCATCTGTGCAGCCGCCGCTGGGGAAGGCACCTCAGAGGACAGGAAGTGGGACCAGTGCCACTTTTAGACAGTAATTCCCTGTGGGGCCTGATGGATTATTGGCTTTACCTTGAGCAGATATGGTTTTATGTTAAAATAAAGTAAACTAACTTATTGACCTTGAGGAGAAGTTTCTTTGCTGGTTTGAGGAAGACCTTGagctgtagctcaggctagccgtAGCTCACTTTATCGCCCAGGCTAGCCAGAACTCCTGCCTCAGGCtggagattacaagtgtgagtcAATATGCCCAGGTTTTTGTTCCTGGGGAggggttatttgttttcattttgtggagcaatTGAGACATTTTCGGAAGCCCATGTTAGCTTAAGACCCATGGCAATCCTCCTACTCAGCACCTTGCATGCTGGtatcacaggtgtgtaccactgtacCCAGCTTGAACTtgaagtgtgttttgttttttttttttactcttatttttagtttatgtgcatgggtgcttcgcctacatatgtctgtgtagtgtgtgtgtgtgtgtgtgtgtgtgtgtgtgtgtgtgtgtgtgtgtgtgtgtgtgtgttgtccacagaggccagaagagggtgcccaatcccctggacctggagttacagatgtttgcaagctgccatgtgagtgctggaccCTCTGCTAGAGCAACCAGCtgtcactgctgagccatctctcagccccttgGGGTTTTGTATTTCCTAGGATGTTGCTCTAAAGTTTCCTTTAGAAATCACTTCAGTGAAAATGGTCCATGAAAAGTATGAATAGTACCCCAGATAGGAAAAGAGGTTTGTTCCCCCAAATCATGGAGGTGGATGAGACAGGCCTCATCTAACACTGACAGacagtagatgctcaataaatgtttgttcatCACTTGAAGCCACACAAGCAGGCTGCAGGGTCAGGGCAGGGTGTGACTGCCTGAAACCCGGTCGGCAGATGCCAGGAGCCCATCAGAGTCCCAGGAGCTCTCTCTCTCAGAACTTCCACATCCAAAAGGACTCGTCCTGGAACATACAGCAGGGAAGCTGGGCAAGAAGATGTGAGGGACAAGAGATTGGCCTCAGAAGATACCAGCAGGAAGCGTCAAGCAGGAAGGAGGGACCAGGGGCCATCCTCTGTGCTGGGCTCTCAACTCCACGCTACTGCCCCTCCGCTGGCACTGTGCACCCAAAGAAACAAGCCGAGCCTCCGAGTTTAGGAGATTCTATGTAATGTTaggacaagaacaaaacaaccaCATCAGGCACCACAGGGGGCCACCCCTCAGCATGCAGAAGCCACAGAGTGAGACTCAGCCTGCAGCCTCCGCTGCGGGGTCGCCAGCTGCCTCCTCCTGCTCACCGTTCTGGAGTCTGCGCACAATGCGGGTCAAGTCTAGGCTCCGGGTCAGGGTGTCCAGGAGCATGTGGTCCTTCTGGACGCCTTCCATGAACTCCTCCAGAGACAGTTCCCCTGGGATGGAGAGAAAGGGATTCGCAGGTTGAGGTCTCAGTAGTCCAGGGCTCAGAGCTGGATTTTTGCAAAGTGTGGGGACAGAGCCAGCTCTGGGGGCAATGATAAAGGGATCCGGAACCCAAGATCTGGTGCAGGGATCCCCAAAATCCAGTCCTGAGCCAGAGCAGAGGTGGGTAGAGGAGGTGACCAGCAGAAGacccccctccttctcctcactTGCCCCTCTCTTGCCATTCCCCGGGCGCCCTCACCGTCACCGTTGATGTCGATCTTGGCAAACACAGTATCTGTGAATTCCTCTGCGCTCATGGATGAGTCGCTCCAGGGATTAATGGTTCGGATGGCCTGGGAGGACAAACAGACAGAAGTGAGGGGCTCCATCGTCTCAGTGGCGGAAGTGGGAGCAGAGAGAACTTGTCAGGAGCCGTTCAGAGTGGAGATCATGGCACTATAGGACCTCTGGCGCTTGGGACACTGAGGTAGGATTGCCTCCAATTCTAGGTCAATACAGCCAAGTAGTTATGAGCCATCTACACTGCAGTATAAGACCTTGTCATTAAAGACCCGAGCAGGGGacgtcatggtggcacatgcctttaatttctgtactggaggcagagacatagagaggcagatctctgtgagttgcagacctgcctggtctacatagtgagacttggCCCAAAAAACAAATGCTGAgatgataataaaaatatgctCGCTGCccaggtaaaaagccaggtgtggtcctgctcctgtaaccccagtgctgggggtgagggtgggggtggggtaagagGCCTGCTAGAGATTGCTGGTCACCAACCTAGCTCCATAAGACAGAAAGACCGAGAAAGACACTTGACAGCTCCTCtggcctcacacacacatatataccccctacacacacacacacacacaatcgctgccacacacacacacacacacacacacaNCCCATCCCAATTCTGGGCTGCAATTCTATCCTGGGGCTCTCAGCCCAGGGCATCCATCCTTGGCCACCCGCCACGTACCACTCTGCACCTGGAGTTACCCGGATGATGGTGAGCAGCTCGTCCCTGTCTATGCACCCGTTGCCATCCACGTCATAGAGCTTGAAATACCAGCGTAACTTCTGTTCCACCTTGCCCTTGAGGACCAGGCTGAGTGCGGCCACATACTCCATGAAGTCAATGTAGCCGTCCTgggtgaggagagagagatgaggagggGTAAGCACACCAGGCTTCACCCACTCTCTGAAGAGCCCCCACTCTCTTCAGTCAGAACCATGCCCCAAGGCCTCTGCCCAAttcttcccccctctttctccccatcccacccctgatCCAAAAGCCCTCAGATGCTTAGCAGAAGGGAGCAGAGGTCAGCTTATTGTACCACCAACTTCTATCTTTCTGGACACTTCAACATTGCCCGCCTTTCATCGTCCTCAGAGGCTGTCAATCAAACCACCCCACTGCTTCCCTTTAATTCTCCAACAGGGACCCTTCCCATAGCCTAAGcaggcaggagaaggaagagcaCAAGCCAGGGCTGGAGGCTTGATTTGGGGAAGCTCTTGATTTGCTGACCTTGCAGATAGAGGCAGGAGGCCTGTATGGTGGCTCTTTCCTCTTGGCTTCAAGCTCCACTGAACCCTGCTGTGTGCTGAGAAAGACTGTGAGAACTTGGAGCTCAGTGAAACGGTTGCCCTGTCCTGACTGGAGTGCAACATTGGAGGCTCGGGTTTGAATCCTACCTCCTGGGCCATCTCTGAGTTTTAGGATGTGGGACAGAGGACTTAGAGTGTCCCTTCTATGGCACTCGACTTCCTGATCTAGAATAGCGACAGTAGTACCGGCTGTCAGGATTGCTTTTGATTGCTGTAGCTTGATCCACAGGCACAGTAATCAGTGACGGCTGCTtgttcttgcttttttattttgttttgttttatttatttattaaagattttatttatttatttatttatttatttatttatttatttattatgtatacaacattctgcttccatgtatatctgcacaccagaagagggcaccagatctcataacagatggttgtgagccaccatgtggttgctgggaattaaactcaggacctctgaagagcagtcagtgctcttaacctctgagccatctctccagccccggtttgttttgagacagggtttctctgtgtagccctggctgttctggaactccgtttgtagaccaagctggccttgaactcaaagatccacctgcctccgcctcccaagtgctaggaataaaggtgtgtgtgccattatgcccagctatttgcttcctttaaaaactgtacttatttttgcttgtgtttatttgtctgtgtgagtgtttgccATATGtgttcttggaggccagaagaggaggtcACAGCCCCTGGAGTGGTTGCCAGCTCCctgatgtgggtggtgggaaccaaactctagtcctctgacAGCGTAGCAAGCGCTcagccactgggccatctctccagcatctgtTTACTTTCCTAActaattaggtgtgtgtgtgtgtgtgtgtgtgtgtgtgtgtgtgtgtgtgtgtgtgtgtgtgtgtgtcccagcagtgcacatgagtgcagatgcaAGGGGATCAGATCtgccggagctggagttacagatagttgtgagctgccatgtgggagctgggaagtgaacccagatggtctgaaagagcagcaagtgctcttaaccacttagccaacTCTCTAGGCCCAGGATTATTCATTATGGCCAGTACAAAGTCAGTATGGGGGTGAGGGGACATGCCTATGCCATTACAATGCATCTAATATGTGGACAGCCCATTATAGACTCACCCCAACTCTGCTagggcaggagagaaggggagctCAGACGGCTCTGCAAGAGGAGGTGCTACCTCCACTGAGTCTTGAAGGAAGAAGTTGATTGTGGAGGCCCATGTGACTTTCGTATGTCACATGAAGTGGTTGCAacagattgaacctagggcctcaagCACCTCGGGTAGGCATGCTTCCACTCAGCTACATCCCAGCTCAAGGAGCACAAGACCTGTTTTACAATTCTCCAGGGCCCCTGCTGCTCTTCTCCTGCCTACTGTTCAACCCCAGAGTTTCAAGGAAGGGTGAGAGCAGCTCCCTGCTCCTGTGCTTACAGCCATGACTTGGGAAGAGAGGTCCAAGCAGGCAGATTCGAGCTGTGAATGAAGAAGCCTGTAGGCAGAGCTGCCTGGGAGGGCCGTCTGAGTCAGCAGATCTCTCTCATTGTATGCATGCAAGAGGCGCTGGCAGGGAGGTGGCACAGCTGAGACAGGGTGGCCTCAGGTTTCCTGGTCTGTTTGGCCTTTGGCCTTAGGCAACTCCACTGTGAGCGTCACAGCAAGGATCGAGCTCTTAGTGAACATTTGTGTGGACTGTCCTGTGTTCAAAGGCTTTGACGCATGCCTTAGCTCGTTCCATCTTTGCTCTACGTACCTCCCAGGTTGCAACAATGcttgaagaagagagaaaattgcTTGAGAcacaacaaacaataaataagcagggtcttgctatgtggctcaggctggtctGAACCTAGGATCTTCCTACCTTGTTTCTTGGATGCTGGGATAAGAGTGTGTGCCTCCAGCCCTGGTACCTTGATTTTCACTTTTGTCTTCTTGTATCACTGCAAGTTTTTTGCAAGGAGTTTTATTACTTTGTGCTTTTTAATGACTACAAAGACAcaatggaaaaaccaaaaagactgaAGCCATGTCTTGGGAAAGACTTGACTTTGGACAAGTCACAGGGCCTCACCAAATCCTCACATCCTCAGTGGAGacagaaaatataataagaaCTTTCAAGATTGTGGCATGGGcagggtggcacacacttgtaatcctaataacttgtgaggctgaggcaggagggttgtttCAAGGATAAAGCCAGACTGGACAATATAGTGAGACCATAGACacacatctcaaaaaataatttaaataaatgagatTGTGAAATGGCTTCCCCTCAGTAACagcacagttgtgtgtgtgtatctgtgtctgtgtgtgtggtatgtgtgtgtgagtgtgtatgtgtatgtgtctgtgtatgtgtgtatctctgtgtgtgtagtgtgtttgagtgtgtgtgtatgtgttgtgtgcgtgtgttagtgtgtgtgtttgagtgtgtgtgattgtgtgtgtggtgtttgtgtgtctgtgtgtatctgttgtgtagtgtgtgtgtttgagaagtgtgtgtgtggtgtgtgtgtttgagtatgtgtgagtgtgtatgtgtagtgtgtgtgtgagtgtgtgtgtgtctgtgtgtatctgtgtttgtgtgtctgtgtgtatctgtgtgtgtgtgtgtagtgtgtgtgtgtgtgtgagtgtgtgtgtgtatatatgtgtttgtgtgtctgtgtgtatctgtgtgtgtgtgtgtagtgtgtgtgtgtgtgtgtgtgtgtgtgtgtgttcctgcctGCACTTTGGAGACCAGAGGTTAATGTGGTCTATCGCCCTccacattatttttgagacagggtctctcatgggacctggaacttactgattGAGCTGAcgtggctggctagtgagctccagggacccacCTATCTCTAACACCCTTTCCCAGGGCTAAAGTTACACTTgtgcacccagctttttacatgggtgttggggatcaaatttagaccctcacacttgcatggcaagcattttctgactgagccatttccctggcccTCAGCCCTCATTTTCCAGCACTTCCTGGCTGAGAATGCTGATTTGTTCATTTCATCCCACAGCACTCCCGGGAGTTGCCTGTCCCTGCCCCTACTACAGCTGCAGTTGAGAAAGATGAGGCCACACAAGCAGTTGAATGACAAAACCTCGCCTTGAAAATGGGTCTTCTAAACACTACACCAGGCTTCGAAGCAGACTGAAAGGACAACATGGATCTGCAGATCTGCACGTGGTGTGATGACCGGCACAGCTGTGCCCTGGAGAAACCAGCAGGGGGCAGGGCACAGGCTTctcctttgcctgcctggtttgCCCCTCTTCGTGCATTTGATGCAGCTGTCTGGTACCCAGAAATCTTCTCACTGGAATGGCTAACTTTTTAAAAGGAGTCAGATGCATGAAGGTGTCAGCCCTGCAGCCAAATAGCAGCCAGCCACTGCCATTTCAGGGCAGCCATGACAATTCTTTTGATAATACTGTGAATAAAAACCCataccttaaaaaacaaaacaaaacaaaacaaaaccaaaaacagtctCTAAGCCTGGCTGGTCTTCAGTTCCCTGTGTAGCCTGGATAacttgaacttctaattctcctgcttccacctcttggGAGCAAAGACGACAGGTGTGCGCCATCACAGCCAGTTTTTGTGGTGAACTGAATCCCAAGCCTTGAGCAAGCTATGCAAACACTCCACCAACTAAGCTGTATCCACAGAGCTCAGGGCCTGGAGCATATTAGACAAGCATTGAGCTATATTCCAGTTCTGCAACTCTTAAATAAATGAGTATGGTATGCTCTAATAAAACTGTGTTTATAAAACTTGGATAGTGaagcgtggtggcacacacctatgacACCAACACCTAGGAGGCAGATAGGAGTATCAGAtacaattcaaggccagccttgaactacataatgagactctgtcacaGAAACAACACCcggggctgggggtgtagctcggttggtagagtgcttgatgAGCAGGCTTAGAGtctggggtttgattcccagctccttATAAACTAGGTGTGCTGATGCACAAAGGAGggagatcaaaagttcaaagacaactgggcagtggtggcacacgcctctaatcccagcactcaggaggcggaggcaggaggatctctgtgagtttgagggcagtctggtctacagagagagttccaggacagttagggctacacagggaaaccctgtctggaaaacacacacacacacacacacacacacacacacacacacacacacacacaagttcaaggtcatcctcagcagTGGTAATGACCTTGAGGCAAGTCTagactgcatgagaccctgtcctcgGACTGTCATTTAGACAACTCTGCTTCAACTTAAAAGTGAGTGGTCAGGGATGTGTCCCACCTCAAGGCCAGGCTGTTAAACTGCCCTGTGCTGATGCCAATGGTCAAGGTCAACACAGTGTGGCCCACAGAGTAACTAAATGCACTGGTGTGGGAAGGCATAGTAGGTATTATtcagattctgtgtgtgtgtgagagagagagacagagagagagacagagacagagacagagacagagacagaatctctctctcttttttttcgagacagggtttctctgtgtagctttggagcctatcctggcactcgctctggagaccagactgacctcgaactcacagggatccacctgcctctccctcccgagtgctgggattaaaggcgtgcgccaccaacacccagccagagTCTCATTATActacccagactggccttaaacttgtgattctcctgcttctgtcacCTAAGTGCTGAAAttgcaagcatgcaccaccatgtctggctataCTCTTCAGTATAATAATTTctcaattaaattatttatattatacaaTCTATAGTAGCCCATATATCTCAGGATTTCTCATATATTAGCTCAAATACTTAAGAAGCACCTAACATGTTCCGGGCACTGTCCCAGAGCTGGAGCTGCAGTGATAAATAAGTCCCTGTTCTCACAAAGCTCACATCCCAGCTGGGAGAATCAAACCAGAGGGGCCAGAGTTATTTAATATCTGGCACCaggaaataagaaattaaatgagtacattttaaattaataaaaaataattaattaacattttcatgcatgtggGCATTTACTTTCACGCATATCTGTGTGCTACATGCATGCATTgcacaaggaggccagaagaggcagttggattccctggaacaggaggtTGTTagcaccatatgggtgctgggaatcaaacccaagtcctctgcaagagctctttactgctgagccaactctccagccccccctcccattttttaaaattaaagttgcTCTGGGTAGAAAACCAAGGCTAGGGAAGGCAGAAATGGGGCCAGACCCAGTTTTCTTAATAAAGTTTAAATCAGGCAACCAGGGAGTGGGTTGGCAAGGCTTGAGCAGATATTTACAAGGGAGGCTccagaacagtgattctcaacctgagggtctcAGCCCCTCAgaaaaacctctgtctccaaaaatatttgttatgattcctaacagtaacacaattcataacagtagcagtgAAGTAATCTTATTGTTggggtggggtcaccacagcaagaggaactgtattaaagggttgcactGTTAGGAAGGTCGAGGGCCACTGTTCGAGAGGGAGAAGGTCCCAGCAGCACAGAGCCCCAGGGGTAGGTGTGTAGGGTCATGAGGAGCCAGGTTGGGTAAAGACAAGAACTGAActgacttttctgttt from Cricetulus griseus strain 17A/GY chromosome 1 unlocalized genomic scaffold, alternate assembly CriGri-PICRH-1.0 chr1_0, whole genome shotgun sequence includes the following:
- the Guca1a gene encoding guanylyl cyclase-activating protein 1, which translates into the protein MGNVMEGKSVEELSSTECHQWYKKFMTECPSGQLTLYEFRQFFGLKNLSPSASQYVEQMFETFDFNKDGYIDFMEYVAALSLVLKGKVEQKLRWYFKLYDVDGNGCIDRDELLTIIRAIRTINPWSDSSMSAEEFTDTVFAKIDINGDGELSLEEFMEGVQKDHMLLDTLTRSLDLTRIVRRLQNGEQEEAAGDPAAEAAG